The Oscillospiraceae bacterium genome contains a region encoding:
- a CDS encoding RNA-binding S4 domain-containing protein, with the protein MTSIKISTEFIKLSQFIKFAGITGTGGAAKDIILDGLVQVNGEICLQKGKKLFVGDTVTVTLEQKEEFIIS; encoded by the coding sequence ATGACCAGTATTAAAATTTCCACCGAATTTATAAAGCTTTCTCAATTTATAAAATTTGCCGGAATAACAGGGACCGGGGGAGCAGCCAAGGATATAATTCTTGACGGATTGGTACAGGTTAACGGTGAAATCTGCTTGCAAAAGGGAAAAAAGCTTTTTGTCGGTGATACTGTTACAGTTACCCTTGAACAAAAAGAAGAATTCATAATAAGTTAG
- the acpP gene encoding acyl carrier protein, whose product MVFEKIREFIVEQFGVEENEVTMETAFIDDLNADSLDVVELIMAIEEEFNIEVDDSQVEEIQTVGDVVNYLSEKI is encoded by the coding sequence ATGGTATTTGAAAAAATAAGAGAGTTTATTGTTGAGCAGTTTGGCGTTGAAGAAAATGAGGTTACTATGGAAACTGCATTTATTGACGATTTGAATGCTGATTCTCTCGATGTTGTAGAGCTTATAATGGCTATTGAAGAGGAATTTAATATTGAGGTTGATGACAGTCAGGTTGAAGAAATTCAGACTGTTGGAGATGTTGTAAATTATCTTTCTGAAAAAATTTAA
- the recF gene encoding DNA replication/repair protein RecF, with product MEANSLFLENFRNIEKQKIDFSSGVNVIWGENAQGKTNILEALWICSLGKSFRASNDKELISFEKQRAHIALEFYSEKREQIFEFIIKNQGRKEVTLNGVKKNKRSEILGEFNSVLFSPEHLNLVKDASSERRKFLDSAICRIYPNYADILNKFNKTLEQRNRLLKNIAEKKGSELQLDTWDEMLSISGAKIITLRLRYLKLLEYKASANHFDISGKQEKLTLDFSTCVTDFKSSASIAEELLSLIKQNRKIDLIRGCTCVGPHRDDIDIKINGYSAKSFGSQGQQRSCVLSLKTAEAELLKEEYGEAPVLLLDDVLSELDSMRQSYILDKIESSQVIITCCDYESVNKYKNANLIHIVGGKCV from the coding sequence ATGGAAGCAAATTCTCTTTTTCTTGAAAATTTCAGAAACATTGAAAAGCAAAAAATTGACTTTTCTTCGGGCGTAAACGTTATATGGGGTGAAAATGCTCAGGGGAAAACGAATATTTTAGAGGCTTTATGGATTTGCTCCTTAGGAAAAAGCTTTCGCGCTTCCAATGACAAAGAGCTTATCAGCTTTGAAAAGCAAAGAGCTCATATTGCATTAGAATTTTATTCTGAAAAACGAGAGCAGATATTTGAATTTATTATAAAAAATCAAGGCAGAAAAGAAGTTACCTTAAACGGTGTAAAAAAAAATAAACGTTCTGAAATATTGGGAGAGTTTAACAGCGTTTTATTTTCTCCTGAGCACTTAAATCTTGTTAAAGATGCAAGCAGCGAAAGAAGAAAATTTTTAGACAGTGCTATTTGCCGTATTTATCCCAATTACGCTGATATTTTAAACAAGTTTAATAAGACATTAGAGCAAAGAAACAGGCTTTTAAAAAATATTGCAGAGAAAAAAGGCTCTGAGCTCCAGCTTGACACCTGGGATGAAATGCTTAGCATAAGCGGCGCTAAAATTATTACTTTAAGACTTCGTTATCTTAAGCTTTTGGAATATAAAGCATCAGCTAATCATTTTGATATTTCGGGAAAGCAGGAAAAGCTTACTCTTGATTTTAGTACCTGTGTTACCGATTTCAAAAGCTCTGCTTCTATTGCCGAGGAGCTTTTGTCTCTTATTAAACAAAATCGAAAAATTGATTTAATAAGAGGCTGTACCTGTGTCGGCCCTCACAGAGACGATATTGACATTAAAATAAACGGCTATAGCGCAAAAAGCTTCGGCTCTCAGGGTCAACAGCGCTCCTGTGTGCTTTCTCTTAAAACTGCAGAGGCAGAACTGCTTAAAGAGGAATACGGGGAAGCTCCCGTGCTTTTGCTTGACGATGTTTTAAGTGAGCTTGACAGTATGCGCCAAAGCTATATTTTAGATAAAATTGAGTCCTCACAGGTTATTATTACCTGTTGCGATTACGAAAGCGTTAACAAATATAAAAATGCAAATTTAATTCATATTGTCGGCGGAAAATGTGTTTAA
- a CDS encoding YegS/Rv2252/BmrU family lipid kinase — translation MAKKLLLIFNAYSGKGSIKTHLWEVIDILTKDGYEVHAYSTQQKGDATRIVERIGRRYHVITACGGDGTLNEVVCGAMTLTKRPFIAYIPTGTTNDFATCIGLPKNIKKAAQSITRAVPLSCDIGSFNGNYYTYVSAFGAFTEVSYKTPRQSKNTIGHLAYVFEGMKSLSNIKPYDVTVETESEKIEGKFILGMITNSNYIGGYENVLLKDFSINDGLFEVILIRNPNNPLDLQMILNSIISRKPDPRHVKIFKASKIKISSEEEIPWTLDGEFGGSHKEANIEIIPNAITLLKSYE, via the coding sequence ATGGCAAAAAAATTGCTTTTGATTTTTAATGCCTATTCAGGTAAAGGAAGCATAAAAACGCATCTTTGGGAAGTAATAGACATTCTGACTAAGGACGGCTACGAGGTGCATGCTTATTCCACTCAGCAAAAGGGTGATGCAACACGAATAGTAGAAAGAATAGGCAGAAGATATCACGTAATTACGGCTTGCGGCGGAGACGGCACCTTAAACGAGGTAGTCTGCGGCGCTATGACCCTTACAAAGCGCCCCTTTATAGCCTATATTCCCACAGGAACCACCAATGATTTTGCCACCTGTATCGGTCTGCCCAAAAATATAAAAAAAGCAGCTCAGAGCATTACAAGAGCTGTACCCTTAAGCTGTGATATCGGTAGCTTTAACGGCAATTATTATACCTATGTTTCGGCATTTGGCGCTTTTACAGAGGTATCCTATAAAACCCCGAGACAGTCGAAAAATACAATAGGTCATCTTGCCTATGTTTTTGAGGGAATGAAAAGCCTAAGCAACATCAAGCCCTATGATGTTACGGTAGAAACCGAGAGCGAAAAAATAGAGGGCAAATTCATTTTGGGAATGATTACAAACTCAAATTATATAGGCGGCTATGAAAATGTACTGCTTAAGGATTTTTCAATAAATGACGGTCTTTTTGAGGTTATTTTAATAAGAAATCCCAACAATCCCTTGGATTTACAGATGATATTAAACTCTATAATAAGCAGAAAGCCCGACCCTCGTCACGTAAAAATATTTAAAGCAAGCAAGATAAAAATCTCGTCGGAAGAGGAAATCCCCTGGACGCTTGACGGCGAGTTCGGCGGCAGCCATAAAGAAGCAAATATAGAGATAATACCAAATGCAATAACGCTGTTAAAAAGCTATGAATAG
- a CDS encoding helix-turn-helix transcriptional regulator, whose protein sequence is MNVKDVVAERFKTLCEERNIKINELANISGVTPSTAYSMMDKERRDISITTIKKFCDGLEITLGEFFSTPEFDSLEQEIK, encoded by the coding sequence ATGAACGTCAAAGATGTTGTTGCTGAAAGATTTAAAACCTTATGTGAGGAAAGAAACATTAAAATAAACGAGCTTGCAAATATTTCGGGAGTTACTCCCTCAACGGCATACAGTATGATGGATAAGGAAAGACGGGATATATCAATTACCACAATTAAAAAGTTTTGCGACGGATTGGAAATAACCTTAGGTGAGTTCTTCTCTACCCCTGAATTCGACAGTTTAGAGCAAGAGATCAAGTAA
- a CDS encoding helix-turn-helix transcriptional regulator, translating into MFDFGLRIQQLRISHNLTQEELGKKIGRSKSVVCGYENNTAIPPLEVLTQLAVIFNVSLDYLVGIDKNEMVSLSGLNQKQRELINILISELKSPTVNYQGLTEKEQDILNRIMIEFHKKHK; encoded by the coding sequence ATGTTTGATTTCGGACTCCGTATTCAGCAGTTGCGAATAAGTCATAATTTGACACAGGAAGAATTAGGCAAGAAAATAGGCAGAAGTAAATCCGTAGTGTGCGGATATGAAAACAATACAGCAATTCCGCCGTTAGAGGTGTTGACACAATTAGCGGTTATCTTCAATGTTTCTCTCGACTACCTTGTGGGTATTGATAAAAATGAAATGGTATCTCTTTCGGGACTTAATCAAAAACAAAGGGAATTAATAAATATTTTAATCAGTGAATTGAAAAGCCCGACAGTCAACTATCAAGGCTTGACAGAAAAAGAACAGGATATACTCAACCGCATAATGATTGAATTTCATAAAAAGCATAAATAA
- the dnaA gene encoding chromosomal replication initiator protein DnaA yields MNTFKNVWKKCLEIFNEDSQINPVSMNLWIKELVPVELQENYAVFYVSASFQRDVVYTRYGDLIKTTLSELMGFDVELKIYTADDKPENLNIEDADAPDVAETGVLDNVEKDFEYSFDNFVVGASNRFAHAASVAVAKNPANAYNPLFIHGASGLGKTHLLHAIRNEVKKNFKDFNIMYITCEEFANELISAIKNATTHEFREKYRKVDFLLIDDIQFIGNTRSTQEEFFHTFNTLYEANKQIVLVSDRPPREIQLLDERLCSRFVSGLTADINSPDYELRMAIISRKAELLKFKLPDDVVQFIATRLKNNIRQLEGAVKKTMAYYLLTGVQPSIAVAQSAIKDILNENEPLPITIDKIITEVSHFYHISPEDIKGKKRTADITLARQVAMYMIREITQLSLPAIGEEFSGRDHSTVHHAINKVEDDMARNTGFKAIVNDLIKNVRER; encoded by the coding sequence ATGAATACCTTTAAAAACGTATGGAAAAAATGCTTAGAAATTTTCAATGAAGACAGTCAGATAAATCCTGTTTCTATGAATTTATGGATAAAAGAGCTTGTTCCCGTTGAGCTTCAAGAAAACTACGCTGTTTTTTACGTTTCGGCTTCTTTCCAGAGAGATGTTGTTTACACCCGTTACGGCGACCTTATCAAAACAACTCTTTCAGAGCTTATGGGCTTTGACGTAGAGCTTAAAATCTACACTGCTGACGATAAGCCTGAAAATTTGAATATTGAAGATGCCGATGCACCTGACGTTGCTGAGACAGGCGTGCTTGACAATGTTGAAAAGGATTTTGAATATTCCTTTGATAATTTCGTTGTCGGCGCTTCAAACAGATTTGCTCACGCAGCATCTGTTGCAGTTGCAAAAAATCCTGCCAATGCGTACAATCCTTTATTTATTCACGGTGCAAGCGGACTTGGTAAAACCCATCTTTTGCACGCTATAAGAAATGAAGTCAAGAAAAATTTCAAAGACTTCAATATTATGTACATAACCTGTGAGGAATTTGCAAACGAGCTTATTTCTGCAATTAAAAATGCCACTACTCACGAATTCCGTGAAAAGTACCGCAAGGTAGATTTTCTTCTTATTGACGATATTCAGTTTATCGGAAATACCCGTTCAACTCAGGAAGAATTTTTCCACACCTTCAACACTCTTTATGAGGCTAATAAGCAGATTGTTCTCGTTTCCGACCGTCCTCCCAGAGAAATTCAGCTTCTTGACGAAAGACTTTGCTCCCGTTTTGTAAGCGGTCTTACTGCTGACATCAATTCTCCCGATTATGAATTGAGAATGGCTATTATTTCAAGAAAGGCAGAGCTTCTTAAGTTCAAGCTTCCCGATGACGTTGTTCAGTTTATTGCTACCCGTCTTAAAAATAATATCCGTCAGCTTGAGGGCGCAGTTAAAAAGACAATGGCTTATTACCTGCTTACAGGCGTTCAACCCAGTATTGCAGTTGCCCAGAGTGCAATCAAGGATATTTTGAATGAAAATGAGCCCTTGCCCATTACCATTGATAAAATTATTACCGAGGTTTCTCATTTCTATCACATTTCACCTGAGGATATCAAGGGTAAAAAGAGAACAGCTGATATTACTCTTGCCCGTCAGGTTGCTATGTATATGATAAGAGAGATTACTCAGCTTTCTCTCCCTGCTATCGGCGAAGAGTTTTCCGGCAGAGACCATTCAACAGTTCACCACGCTATAAACAAGGTTGAAGACGATATGGCAAGAAACACAGGCTTTAAAGCTATTGTAAATGACCTTATCAAAAATGTAAGGGAAAGATAG
- a CDS encoding fibronectin/fibrinogen-binding protein — protein MAFDGIFLNALLNEIKSISIGAKVDKVYQPQSDCLVLLLRSGGESKRLLLSASANAPRLHFTDLSFENPASPPMFCMLLRKHLAGARLCDIQQQGFERIAVLVFEGFDDFGERTLKKLHIEIMGRHSNIIFTDANNKIIDSIKRVDLTVSAQRQVLPGMLYSLPPAQNKLDIAQNEDFKGIVDSLPDMRTDKALLESFQGFSPLIARELSFLCCGATDTLVSDLTEAQRDKLAFFLSRLSEKVKNKSYTPVILHSLPDKKPFEFSFTNIHQYGASMLSDSAESFSALLDSFYETREKISRIHQKTSDILKILSNAQDRIIKKTQRQKLELEQSAECEKFKLYGDLLSANLYRLQKAHSVKLENIFGDGELISIELNPSFSPAQNAQKYYKEYKKRLNSAEYLKSEIEKGIEELKYLDSVLDSLTKVETEKEIGQIRQELYQSGYIKRASTINKRKEKEVMSPMHFTSSDGFEIFVGKNNFQNDWLTLKWASKTDIWLHVKDFAGSHVIVKAKEDKVSEQAIFEAAQLAAFYSKASKGTNVPVDFALVKHVKKPSGAKAGMVIYTNNKTLFVTPKEPTK, from the coding sequence GTGGCTTTTGACGGCATTTTTTTAAACGCCTTATTAAATGAAATTAAATCAATTTCTATCGGCGCAAAGGTTGATAAGGTGTATCAACCCCAAAGCGATTGTCTTGTTTTGCTTTTACGCTCGGGCGGCGAGAGCAAGAGGCTTCTTTTATCGGCAAGCGCAAATGCGCCAAGACTTCATTTTACTGACCTTTCCTTTGAAAATCCCGCTTCTCCCCCTATGTTTTGTATGCTTCTGAGAAAGCATCTTGCAGGCGCACGTCTTTGCGACATTCAGCAACAGGGCTTCGAGCGTATTGCCGTACTTGTTTTTGAAGGCTTTGACGATTTCGGGGAAAGAACTCTTAAAAAGCTTCATATTGAGATTATGGGAAGGCACAGCAATATTATTTTTACAGATGCCAACAATAAAATTATTGACAGCATCAAGCGTGTAGATTTGACTGTTTCTGCCCAAAGGCAAGTTTTACCCGGTATGCTTTATTCTCTTCCCCCTGCACAAAATAAGCTTGATATCGCTCAAAATGAAGATTTTAAAGGGATTGTTGACTCTCTTCCCGATATGAGAACAGATAAGGCTTTGCTCGAAAGCTTTCAGGGCTTTTCGCCCCTTATTGCAAGAGAGCTGTCTTTCCTTTGCTGTGGTGCTACAGATACCCTTGTTTCCGATTTGACGGAGGCGCAAAGGGATAAGCTTGCCTTTTTCCTCAGCCGTCTTAGCGAAAAAGTGAAAAACAAAAGCTATACCCCTGTAATTCTTCATTCCTTGCCCGATAAAAAGCCCTTTGAATTTTCCTTTACCAATATTCATCAATACGGCGCTTCTATGCTTTCCGATAGCGCAGAAAGCTTTTCTGCACTGCTTGACAGCTTTTACGAAACCCGTGAAAAAATAAGCCGTATTCATCAGAAAACAAGTGATATTTTAAAGATTTTATCAAATGCTCAGGACAGAATTATCAAAAAAACTCAGCGCCAGAAGCTCGAGCTTGAACAGAGCGCAGAATGTGAAAAATTCAAGCTCTACGGCGATTTGCTAAGCGCAAATTTATATAGGCTCCAAAAGGCGCACTCAGTAAAGCTTGAAAATATTTTCGGCGACGGTGAGCTGATTTCTATTGAGCTAAACCCCTCTTTTTCACCTGCTCAGAACGCTCAAAAGTATTACAAAGAGTATAAAAAGAGATTAAATTCCGCAGAGTATTTAAAAAGTGAGATAGAAAAGGGCATAGAGGAGCTAAAATATTTAGACAGCGTACTTGATTCTCTCACCAAGGTAGAAACTGAAAAGGAGATAGGTCAGATACGTCAGGAGCTTTATCAGAGCGGCTATATAAAAAGAGCATCGACCATAAACAAGCGCAAGGAAAAAGAGGTTATGAGCCCGATGCACTTTACAAGCTCTGACGGCTTTGAGATTTTCGTCGGCAAAAACAATTTCCAAAACGATTGGCTTACTCTCAAATGGGCTTCCAAAACGGATATATGGCTTCACGTCAAGGATTTTGCAGGAAGCCACGTTATAGTAAAAGCAAAAGAGGACAAAGTAAGCGAGCAGGCAATTTTCGAGGCTGCACAGCTTGCAGCATTTTACTCTAAAGCAAGCAAGGGAACAAACGTGCCTGTAGACTTTGCCCTTGTAAAGCACGTCAAAAAGCCCTCAGGCGCAAAAGCCGGAATGGTTATATATACAAATAATAAAACACTTTTTGTAACTCCTAAAGAACCTACAAAGTAA
- the dnaN gene encoding DNA polymerase III subunit beta codes for MKFTCDKNLFNSAINDAIKAVAQKSSLAALDGILISTDTNSIKLTGFDLNIGIESIFEADVIENGSIVVKANMLSEIIKCLPNDTVCFESDDRNTVTVTCGPTKIDVLGIHGDEFPQLFYVEDSTQVIEIKQAAFKSMIRQTLYAAATGEAKPNLVGSKFEVRANKLRAVSLDGIRIALREETLENELQDNNFVVPAKTLNELLKLLDDNDEMLYIKAGEKHVMFEVGNLVVVSRLLSNDFFEYTRAFPASHTIEAIVDTKAFSESIERVSIVINEKLKAPICCNFDEEIIKMYSKTATGYSYDEVIASVEGGKVEIGFNNRFMLEALRAAECEKIKIQLSSPLAPIIIKPADEKDNNFTFLILPVKLKANDQY; via the coding sequence ATGAAGTTTACCTGTGATAAAAATTTATTCAACAGCGCAATTAACGATGCTATTAAAGCAGTTGCTCAAAAATCCTCTTTAGCTGCTCTTGACGGTATTCTTATAAGCACTGATACAAATTCAATCAAGCTTACAGGCTTTGACCTTAATATAGGAATTGAAAGTATTTTCGAGGCTGACGTTATTGAGAACGGAAGCATTGTTGTTAAAGCTAATATGCTTTCTGAAATTATCAAATGCTTACCTAATGATACTGTTTGCTTTGAGTCTGATGACAGAAATACTGTTACTGTTACCTGCGGACCTACAAAAATTGATGTTTTGGGTATTCACGGGGACGAATTTCCTCAGCTTTTCTATGTTGAAGACAGCACTCAGGTAATTGAAATAAAGCAGGCTGCCTTCAAAAGTATGATAAGGCAGACCTTGTATGCGGCTGCAACAGGCGAAGCAAAGCCGAATTTAGTTGGCTCAAAATTTGAGGTAAGAGCAAACAAGCTAAGAGCTGTTTCTCTTGACGGAATAAGAATTGCTTTGAGAGAGGAAACTCTTGAAAATGAATTACAGGACAATAATTTTGTTGTGCCTGCAAAGACCTTGAATGAGCTTTTAAAGCTTCTTGATGACAATGACGAAATGCTTTATATTAAAGCAGGCGAAAAGCACGTTATGTTTGAGGTTGGCAATTTAGTTGTTGTTTCAAGACTTTTAAGTAATGACTTTTTTGAATATACAAGAGCATTTCCTGCAAGCCATACAATTGAAGCTATAGTTGATACAAAAGCTTTTTCTGAAAGCATTGAACGTGTTTCAATAGTTATAAATGAAAAGCTCAAGGCTCCTATTTGCTGTAATTTTGATGAAGAAATTATAAAAATGTATTCTAAGACAGCTACAGGCTATTCCTACGACGAGGTTATAGCTTCTGTTGAAGGCGGAAAAGTAGAAATCGGCTTTAATAACCGTTTTATGCTTGAAGCTTTAAGAGCTGCAGAATGTGAAAAAATTAAAATTCAGTTATCATCACCCTTAGCTCCCATTATTATTAAGCCGGCAGACGAGAAGGATAATAATTTTACCTTCCTTATTTTGCCCGTTAAGTTAAAAGCAAATGACCAGTATTAA
- a CDS encoding DUF370 domain-containing protein, with translation MYLHIGNDVVLSRKSIIGIFDMDIGTDLHAAEVFLNAAQKENRIRTVSDDIPKSYIVCQKNGKTLVYLSPLATATLKKRWTDNVL, from the coding sequence ATGTATCTGCATATTGGAAATGACGTTGTTTTATCAAGAAAAAGCATAATCGGGATATTTGATATGGATATCGGTACAGACTTACACGCTGCCGAGGTTTTTCTAAATGCGGCGCAAAAGGAAAACCGCATAAGAACAGTTTCTGACGATATTCCGAAATCCTACATCGTTTGCCAGAAGAACGGCAAAACATTGGTATATCTCTCCCCCTTGGCAACAGCAACGCTAAAGAAAAGATGGACGGACAACGTTCTGTAA
- a CDS encoding ribonuclease III — translation MQGLEEKIKYSFKNKELIFNAMTHSSYANEHKKQSNERLEFLGDSVLGFLCAEYLYKRYRDSAEGDLSKIRAALVCEQALDMYASEIELSKYILLGKGEEQTGGRTRPSILADAYEALIGAMFLDGGLEQVKQFILPILKKHSDGAFKGTTFKDYKTILQEVVQKNPGELLDYVMTDQTGPEHNKSFTCEVHINSNVISKGKGKSKKEAEQDAARQALLLMGIR, via the coding sequence ATGCAGGGGCTCGAAGAAAAAATTAAATACAGCTTTAAAAATAAAGAGCTTATTTTTAATGCTATGACTCATTCGAGCTATGCTAATGAGCATAAAAAGCAGAGTAATGAAAGGCTTGAGTTTTTGGGCGACAGCGTATTGGGCTTTTTATGCGCCGAATATCTTTATAAAAGATACAGGGACAGTGCAGAGGGCGATTTGTCGAAGATAAGAGCAGCGTTAGTCTGTGAACAGGCTCTTGATATGTATGCTTCCGAAATAGAGCTTTCAAAATATATTTTATTAGGCAAGGGCGAGGAGCAGACAGGCGGGCGGACAAGACCTTCAATTCTTGCCGATGCCTATGAAGCGCTTATAGGTGCTATGTTTTTGGACGGCGGTCTTGAACAGGTAAAGCAGTTTATTCTGCCCATTTTGAAAAAACATTCCGACGGCGCTTTTAAGGGAACAACCTTTAAGGATTATAAGACAATTCTTCAAGAGGTAGTTCAGAAAAATCCCGGTGAGCTTCTTGATTACGTTATGACTGACCAGACAGGGCCTGAGCACAATAAAAGCTTTACGTGTGAGGTACATATAAACAGTAACGTTATTTCAAAGGGCAAGGGAAAAAGTAAAAAAGAAGCAGAGCAGGATGCCGCAAGGCAAGCGCTTCTGCTTATGGGAATAAGGTAA
- the rpe gene encoding ribulose-phosphate 3-epimerase yields the protein MILAPSILSADFANLQKDVQAVENAGCEYLHIDIMDGHFVPNISFGAPIVKAIRKHSKAVFDVHLMISDPNKYLDDFVKAGADIITFHLEAVEDAEALIKRIKEKGIKACVSVKPGTPIEEVYPYLDMLDMVLIMTVEPGFGGQKFITEMFDKMYKLKAEIDRRGLKVDIEADGGIGADNVASVVEAGVNIIVAGSAIFNTPDISETVKIFREKVK from the coding sequence ATGATATTAGCTCCGTCAATTCTTTCAGCAGATTTTGCAAATCTGCAAAAGGACGTACAGGCAGTAGAAAACGCAGGCTGTGAGTATTTGCATATAGATATAATGGACGGCCATTTTGTACCCAATATTTCCTTTGGTGCGCCTATAGTAAAGGCAATAAGAAAGCATTCAAAGGCTGTTTTTGACGTGCATTTAATGATAAGCGACCCCAACAAATATCTTGACGATTTTGTTAAGGCAGGCGCAGATATTATAACCTTCCATCTGGAAGCTGTTGAGGATGCAGAGGCACTCATTAAAAGAATAAAGGAGAAGGGCATAAAGGCTTGTGTTTCAGTTAAACCGGGCACTCCTATCGAAGAGGTTTATCCCTATCTTGATATGCTTGATATGGTGCTTATTATGACTGTTGAGCCGGGCTTTGGCGGTCAGAAATTCATAACTGAAATGTTTGATAAAATGTATAAATTAAAGGCTGAAATAGATAGAAGAGGCCTTAAGGTTGACATTGAGGCAGACGGCGGAATCGGTGCTGACAATGTTGCTTCGGTTGTAGAGGCAGGAGTAAATATTATTGTTGCAGGAAGCGCAATTTTCAATACTCCCGACATTTCTGAAACAGTTAAAATTTTCAGAGAAAAGGTAAAATAA
- a CDS encoding helix-turn-helix transcriptional regulator, giving the protein MKTEFSDKYITLGLKIAYYRKKAGYTQEYFAELIEKSVSFVGQVEGTGTVRGVSLETLFKMAKVLNVSPAKLLEDD; this is encoded by the coding sequence ATGAAAACAGAATTTTCAGATAAATATATTACTCTCGGACTAAAGATTGCATATTATCGAAAAAAGGCAGGCTATACACAGGAATATTTTGCTGAGCTTATTGAAAAAAGTGTCAGCTTCGTGGGACAGGTGGAAGGCACCGGAACAGTTCGAGGGGTCTCCCTTGAAACTCTATTCAAAATGGCAAAAGTCTTAAATGTTTCTCCCGCTAAGCTGTTAGAAGATGATTAA